One window of the Clostridium sp. MB40-C1 genome contains the following:
- a CDS encoding MerR family transcriptional regulator encodes MNKLIKISEASKKYDISARTLRYYEEVGLLKSIRNKESNYRMYDQYNMKKLEQILLFRNMQFSLQEISVLLTYKDNENMMKIFLQKLKEINESIEQLTNFKDILNSVIKISKEIGIENINICNLLREQIYINKKNEGMIYMKNSIITVEFGTGIVPMVDPNQNGTVIDRIKSMRSLIENRMSKQIPLIRLKDNEEMKEFQYRIFIKDRVVFDGCLSNIGYGSKEDEIIRDIENVIIKNISEIDESSSAN; translated from the coding sequence TTGAATAAATTGATAAAGATTAGTGAAGCTTCTAAAAAATATGATATATCTGCAAGAACCTTAAGGTATTATGAAGAGGTGGGATTATTAAAGAGTATAAGAAATAAAGAGTCTAATTATAGGATGTATGATCAATATAATATGAAAAAATTAGAACAAATTTTACTTTTTCGAAATATGCAATTTTCCCTACAAGAGATTAGTGTTTTATTAACGTATAAAGATAATGAAAACATGATGAAAATTTTTTTACAAAAGTTAAAAGAAATAAATGAGAGCATAGAACAACTTACTAATTTTAAAGATATTTTAAATTCTGTCATTAAAATTAGTAAAGAAATAGGTATAGAGAACATAAATATTTGCAATTTATTAAGGGAACAAATTTATATTAATAAGAAAAATGAAGGGATGATTTATATGAAAAATAGTATTATAACTGTTGAATTTGGTACTGGTATTGTTCCTATGGTAGACCCTAATCAAAATGGAACAGTAATAGATAGAATCAAATCTATGAGAAGTTTGATAGAGAATAGAATGAGTAAACAAATTCCACTTATTAGGTTAAAGGATAATGAGGAAATGAAGGAATTTCAGTATAGGATTTTTATTAAAGATAGAGTAGTTTTTGATGGCTGCTTATCTAATATTGGGTATGGAAGTAAAGAAGATGAGATTATAAGAGATATAGAAAATGTAATTATTAAGAATATATCCGAGATCGACGAATCTTCATCCGCAAATTAA
- a CDS encoding reverse transcriptase family protein yields the protein MMDNNETVKNTKADYREMVNNMGKKEFTLLKMQEYGFWPKDLPTPYERQNNETAEQYEKRQKLLKDYQKVIDQIAELYKEKDDINRELYKLKKEYDETWDYEKIRLDVSKKIMQESIARRAERKKQRELEKQRRSEAWQNKKANEIVFIGKGYSGLLHDMESDDEKLLSQELPIIKTDKDLAGLLGIEYKQLRFLVYHRDVVSVDHYHRYTIPKKKGGVRNIAAPKSKLKTAQKRILEEILSKLPVSNHAHGFLKGKSVVSGAEAHIKQPELLINMDLENFFPTITFERVRGMFKFFGYSGYIASLLAMICTYCERMPIEVRGEIKYVKTSHRILPQGSPASPMITNILCTKLDKRLSGLASKFGFVYTRYADDMSFSLADKNTILTTNGEEQHSMEVNADDILSLNSGRFCGLISKIVSEEGFKINKHKTRFLRKNNRQCITGIVINNEQIGVPRKWIKTLKATIYNAKKLKMSGNVPSKVINEIAGMTAWIKSVNAERYKDIIDDAMELINK from the coding sequence ATGATGGATAATAATGAAACTGTGAAAAATACAAAGGCAGACTATAGGGAAATGGTAAACAATATGGGCAAAAAAGAATTTACCTTATTAAAAATGCAGGAATATGGATTTTGGCCAAAAGATTTACCTACACCTTATGAAAGACAAAACAATGAAACAGCTGAGCAGTATGAAAAAAGACAAAAGCTTTTAAAAGATTACCAAAAGGTAATTGACCAGATTGCGGAATTGTATAAAGAAAAAGATGATATTAATAGAGAATTATATAAACTTAAAAAAGAATATGATGAAACATGGGATTATGAAAAAATTAGATTAGATGTATCTAAAAAAATTATGCAAGAATCTATTGCTAGACGTGCTGAAAGAAAAAAACAAAGAGAACTTGAAAAGCAGCGACGTTCAGAAGCATGGCAGAATAAAAAAGCTAATGAAATTGTATTTATAGGAAAAGGTTATTCTGGACTTCTTCATGATATGGAGAGTGACGATGAGAAATTATTATCTCAAGAATTGCCTATAATAAAAACAGATAAAGATCTAGCTGGATTGTTGGGTATTGAGTATAAACAACTTAGATTTTTGGTTTACCATAGAGATGTAGTTTCTGTTGATCATTATCATAGATATACTATTCCTAAGAAAAAGGGCGGAGTTAGAAATATTGCGGCTCCAAAATCAAAATTGAAAACTGCACAAAAGAGAATATTAGAGGAAATTTTATCAAAGTTGCCTGTTTCAAATCATGCACATGGATTTTTAAAAGGAAAATCGGTGGTTTCAGGAGCAGAAGCTCATATTAAGCAGCCAGAATTGTTAATTAATATGGATCTTGAAAATTTCTTTCCTACTATAACTTTCGAAAGAGTTAGGGGGATGTTTAAATTTTTTGGGTACTCTGGGTATATTGCATCATTATTAGCTATGATTTGTACTTATTGTGAACGTATGCCTATAGAAGTTAGAGGAGAAATAAAGTATGTTAAAACATCACATAGAATTTTACCACAAGGTTCTCCAGCAAGTCCTATGATTACTAACATTCTTTGTACTAAGTTAGACAAAAGATTAAGTGGACTAGCTTCTAAGTTTGGATTTGTATACACAAGATATGCAGATGATATGAGCTTTAGTTTAGCAGATAAAAATACAATTTTAACTACTAATGGTGAAGAGCAACATTCTATGGAAGTTAATGCTGATGATATATTAAGTCTAAACAGTGGAAGATTTTGTGGCTTAATTTCAAAGATAGTAAGTGAAGAAGGATTTAAGATAAATAAGCATAAAACTAGATTTTTACGAAAAAATAATCGTCAATGTATTACTGGGATTGTTATAAATAATGAGCAAATTGGTGTTCCAAGAAAATGGATAAAAACATTAAAAGCTACTATATATAATGCAAAGAAATTAAAGATGAGTGGCAATGTTCCATCTAAAGTAATAAATGAAATAGCAGGTATGACAGCATGGATAAAAAGTGTTAATGCTGAAAGATACAAAGATATTATTGATGATGCCATGGAACTAATAAATAAATAG
- a CDS encoding AraC family transcriptional regulator, whose amino-acid sequence MIQCFVEENKKFSCNESISLRFLYACKTEKTHSVLPRVMHVHNDRLEIMFICEGEGTYTIGENRYLVSSGDILIYNSGVIHDEISDPNARIKSYCIGIDRVQLTGLPTNCLISNEESPVLKVAHHFTLIQSIFATIYDELYYEKEGAGEVCYYLTQALIFMLLRMFKQGTTTEKENKQKLGERIKKYIDQNYNEQITLTSISTSLNISSDYMSHVFKQTTGYSPIQYIMRRRIGEAQTLLITTKYSITMIATMVGYDNSSYFNKIFNKNVGMSPKRYRECYTKKE is encoded by the coding sequence ATGATTCAATGCTTTGTCGAGGAGAATAAAAAATTTAGTTGTAATGAGAGTATTAGTTTAAGATTTTTATATGCTTGTAAAACTGAAAAGACACATAGTGTACTACCTAGAGTTATGCATGTTCACAACGATCGTTTGGAAATTATGTTTATTTGTGAAGGTGAGGGCACATACACTATAGGTGAGAATAGATATTTAGTAAGTAGTGGAGATATTCTAATATATAATAGTGGGGTAATTCATGATGAAATATCTGATCCAAATGCAAGAATAAAAAGTTATTGTATTGGAATAGATAGGGTTCAACTTACTGGACTTCCTACAAACTGTCTAATTAGTAATGAAGAAAGCCCTGTTTTAAAGGTAGCACACCATTTTACCCTCATTCAGAGTATCTTTGCAACTATCTATGATGAGCTTTATTATGAAAAAGAAGGTGCAGGAGAAGTTTGTTATTATCTTACACAAGCATTGATTTTTATGTTGCTTAGAATGTTCAAACAAGGTACTACTACAGAAAAGGAAAATAAACAAAAGCTTGGTGAACGTATTAAGAAATATATTGATCAAAACTACAATGAGCAAATTACACTTACATCTATATCAACATCGCTAAATATTAGTTCTGACTATATGAGTCATGTGTTCAAACAAACAACAGGATATTCTCCTATCCAATATATTATGCGTAGAAGAATTGGGGAGGCACAAACACTTTTAATTACAACAAAATATTCTATTACTATGATAGCTACTATGGTAGGATATGATAATTCCAGTTATTTTAATAAGATTTTTAATAAAAACGTTGGTATGTCTCCAAAACGATATAGAGAATGTTATACAAAAAAAGAATAA
- a CDS encoding Gfo/Idh/MocA family protein, giving the protein MDLRVGVIGTGAIGEDHIRRLTDVITGVKVVALSDINVENARRIADKYGAKFYSTGEEVINATDVDAIVIASWDETHAKYVIEAIKAKKFVLCEKPLATSAEDCKKIVSAEIAGERQLVQVGFMRRFDRGYRQMKSVIENGKIGEPLMLHCIHRNRIPGPKHTTEMSIKNSVIHEIDVLRWLLDEEYKTTQVLMPKRSRLAEEGLHDPQIVLLETNSGIRIDIESFVNCKYGYDVQCEVVGETGTVRLPDPANILMRSKGTNFYEIFPDWSDRFIEAYDIEFQEWVNSVKKGVIKGPTSWDGYIACITADACTEAREKETIVPINIPERPTFYSSTVDNK; this is encoded by the coding sequence GTGGATTTACGTGTAGGTGTAATTGGCACAGGAGCCATTGGAGAAGATCATATTCGAAGACTTACTGATGTAATTACTGGAGTAAAGGTTGTTGCATTATCAGATATAAATGTAGAAAATGCTAGAAGAATTGCTGACAAGTATGGAGCAAAATTTTATTCAACTGGTGAAGAAGTTATTAATGCAACAGATGTAGATGCTATTGTTATTGCTTCTTGGGATGAAACTCATGCAAAATATGTAATTGAAGCTATTAAGGCTAAAAAATTTGTATTATGCGAAAAGCCATTAGCTACTTCAGCGGAAGATTGTAAAAAGATTGTAAGTGCTGAAATTGCAGGAGAAAGACAATTAGTACAGGTTGGTTTTATGAGAAGATTTGATAGAGGGTATAGGCAAATGAAATCTGTTATTGAAAATGGGAAAATAGGTGAACCATTAATGCTTCATTGTATCCATAGAAATCGTATACCAGGACCTAAACACACTACTGAAATGAGTATTAAGAATTCTGTCATTCATGAAATTGATGTATTACGTTGGCTATTAGATGAGGAGTATAAAACTACACAGGTATTAATGCCAAAGAGATCTAGGCTTGCAGAAGAAGGCTTACATGATCCACAGATTGTATTATTAGAAACAAATAGTGGTATTCGTATAGATATAGAATCTTTTGTTAATTGTAAATATGGTTATGATGTGCAATGTGAGGTTGTAGGAGAAACTGGTACTGTTCGTTTACCAGATCCAGCTAACATATTAATGCGTTCTAAGGGTACAAATTTTTATGAAATATTTCCAGATTGGTCAGATAGATTTATTGAAGCATATGACATTGAGTTTCAAGAATGGGTGAATTCTGTGAAAAAAGGAGTTATAAAAGGCCCCACTTCTTGGGATGGATATATTGCATGTATTACAGCAGATGCTTGTACAGAGGCAAGAGAAAAGGAAACAATTGTGCCTATTAATATACCTGAAAGACCAACATTCTATAGTTCTACTGTAGATAATAAATAA
- a CDS encoding sugar phosphate isomerase/epimerase — protein MKISYIPDSLGYMSFEEMLDTVQSLGIHALEIPTGNWSKAPHLNLEKLVSSKIAREKYMNELKKRGIELIALNCSGNPLAYEKDMEITKKTFQLAEMLGIKKIIMMSGLPSGCKGDSTPVWVTTSWPPETQDVLKYQWEEVAIPTWCKLVEDARNCGIERIALENHGYQLVYNPDTLIRLRKEVGDMIGMNMDPGHMFWMGGDPIEAVRVLGDALYHIHGKDSRLERRIVQANGVLDTKTIECFKDRSWNYVSVGCGHDLQWWKEFFSVCRMMGYNDYVSLEMEDMTMEPLEGVKTSIDVLRLTISK, from the coding sequence ATGAAGATATCTTATATACCAGATTCACTAGGATATATGTCCTTTGAAGAAATGTTAGATACAGTTCAAAGTCTTGGAATTCATGCTTTAGAAATTCCAACAGGTAACTGGTCAAAGGCACCTCATTTAAACCTTGAAAAGCTAGTTTCAAGTAAAATAGCTAGAGAAAAATATATGAATGAGTTAAAAAAGAGAGGTATTGAACTTATAGCACTTAACTGCTCAGGTAATCCTTTAGCATATGAAAAAGATATGGAAATTACTAAAAAAACATTTCAGCTTGCCGAAATGTTAGGGATTAAGAAAATTATTATGATGAGTGGATTACCTTCGGGATGTAAGGGGGACAGTACCCCTGTATGGGTTACAACAAGTTGGCCTCCAGAAACACAAGATGTGCTCAAATATCAGTGGGAAGAGGTAGCTATACCTACTTGGTGTAAATTAGTAGAGGATGCACGAAATTGTGGTATTGAACGTATAGCATTAGAAAATCATGGATATCAGTTAGTGTATAACCCAGACACACTAATAAGACTTCGAAAAGAAGTTGGGGATATGATTGGAATGAATATGGATCCAGGACATATGTTTTGGATGGGTGGAGACCCTATTGAAGCTGTAAGAGTTTTAGGAGATGCATTGTATCATATTCATGGTAAAGATTCCAGGTTAGAGCGTAGAATCGTACAGGCAAATGGAGTACTAGATACAAAAACAATTGAATGTTTTAAAGATCGATCATGGAATTATGTATCAGTAGGATGTGGCCATGATTTGCAGTGGTGGAAAGAATTTTTTTCTGTTTGCCGTATGATGGGATATAATGATTATGTGTCTCTTGAAATGGAGGATATGACTATGGAACCATTAGAAGGAGTAAAGACATCAATTGATGTATTAAGATTAACTATTAGTAAATGA
- a CDS encoding CapA family protein — protein MGGVMPFTAVGDCFITRKLPNKNESFLKIASIIQKGEACFMNLEVTIHDHEGFPAAVSGGTWAMAPPKVLNDLKEYGFNLVSWANNHTLDYSSGGLEATERYLNEYGFVHAGAGKNLALAASPKYLECPSGRVALIAATSTIHESGIAGEQRRDMCGRPGVNPLRYQSMYFLNTKRLDQLKEIAEISGINAKLNVAKKEGFFQNLGGNSFMFGRYLFVEGTQEGLITVPMQKDLARIINAIYEAKRQADYVIVSIHSHEMKGEFNDQPAEFLQLAARKCIDAGAHSVIGHGPHVLRGIEIYKKCPIFYSLGNFIFQNETVIDQPHDFYNSYGLGHTSNIADALDRISNNNTRGFGANEDVWQTIIPFWTMENGELKELKLYPIELGFNHPRYRRGWPKVSNNTEILQRIRKLSLPFGTNIEIGNCIGKVNL, from the coding sequence ATGGGAGGGGTAATGCCTTTTACAGCAGTTGGTGATTGTTTTATAACTAGGAAACTTCCAAATAAGAATGAATCATTTCTTAAAATAGCATCAATTATTCAAAAAGGTGAAGCTTGTTTTATGAATTTAGAAGTTACAATCCATGATCATGAGGGATTTCCTGCTGCTGTTAGCGGGGGGACATGGGCTATGGCTCCACCTAAAGTTCTTAATGATTTAAAAGAATATGGGTTTAATCTTGTTTCATGGGCAAATAATCATACATTAGATTATTCAAGTGGTGGATTAGAAGCCACTGAAAGGTATTTAAACGAATACGGATTTGTTCATGCAGGGGCAGGAAAAAACTTAGCTTTAGCAGCTTCTCCAAAGTATCTGGAATGCCCATCAGGACGTGTTGCCTTAATTGCAGCTACATCAACAATTCATGAATCGGGAATTGCTGGTGAACAAAGAAGAGATATGTGTGGTCGTCCAGGTGTTAATCCGCTTCGATATCAATCCATGTATTTTCTTAACACAAAAAGATTAGATCAACTAAAAGAGATTGCAGAAATTAGTGGTATTAATGCAAAGTTAAATGTTGCTAAAAAGGAAGGCTTTTTTCAAAATCTAGGTGGAAATTCGTTTATGTTTGGTAGATATTTATTTGTTGAGGGTACACAGGAAGGCTTAATAACTGTACCTATGCAAAAGGATTTAGCTAGGATAATTAATGCAATATATGAGGCAAAACGTCAGGCGGATTATGTGATAGTTAGTATTCATTCACATGAGATGAAGGGTGAGTTTAATGACCAGCCTGCAGAGTTTCTGCAACTTGCTGCTAGAAAATGTATTGATGCAGGAGCACATTCTGTTATAGGACATGGACCACATGTACTTAGAGGAATAGAGATATATAAGAAATGTCCAATTTTTTATAGCCTTGGCAATTTTATATTTCAAAATGAAACAGTAATTGATCAACCACATGATTTTTATAATTCCTATGGTTTAGGTCATACAAGTAATATAGCTGATGCATTGGATAGGATAAGTAATAATAATACAAGAGGTTTTGGTGCGAATGAAGATGTTTGGCAGACCATAATTCCGTTTTGGACTATGGAAAATGGTGAACTTAAAGAATTAAAGTTATATCCTATAGAACTTGGTTTTAATCATCCTAGATATAGACGGGGATGGCCTAAAGTTTCTAACAATACTGAAATTCTCCAACGTATAAGAAAATTAAGCTTACCTTTTGGTACCAATATTGAAATTGGCAACTGTATAGGCAAAGTTAATTTATAA
- a CDS encoding GatB/YqeY domain-containing protein — translation MLKELLKKDEIAAMKAREKAKVSVLRLISADIKAFEVNEREDISDEGVIKIIEKNIKQTREALEYAKQSNDEEKIAEGNFALEVLTPYLPEQLSEEEVTNMLKEIIANGNYTAKDMGKIMKEIMPKVTGKFDRSKINPIVKSLLS, via the coding sequence ATGCTAAAAGAATTATTAAAAAAAGATGAAATAGCAGCAATGAAAGCAAGAGAGAAGGCAAAAGTAAGTGTTTTAAGATTAATAAGTGCCGATATTAAAGCCTTTGAAGTTAATGAGAGAGAAGATATTTCTGATGAAGGTGTTATAAAAATAATAGAAAAAAACATAAAACAAACAAGAGAAGCTTTAGAATATGCTAAACAATCAAATGATGAAGAAAAGATAGCAGAAGGAAATTTTGCTCTTGAAGTTTTAACTCCATATCTTCCAGAACAACTAAGTGAAGAAGAAGTAACTAATATGTTAAAAGAAATTATAGCTAATGGAAATTATACAGCAAAAGATATGGGTAAAATAATGAAGGAAATTATGCCAAAAGTTACTGGTAAATTTGATAGATCTAAAATTAATCCTATAGTTAAAAGCTTACTTTCTTAA
- a CDS encoding DeoR/GlpR family DNA-binding transcription regulator: protein MFIEERLEEILNILNKTGRVKVKELSKKFNVSEGMIRKDLQKLEKTHPIKRTYGGAILDRQISIYTPLNTRLNTNLTNKEIIAKKAFDVINNGDIIFLDTSSINFLLAKLIADSTKNITLITNMPIIPTLFNNNETVTLICVGGVYDKKSGSLLGSEVIKNIEKYKFNKSFIGSSGVNLLNHKVCTINLEDGNVKEAIISHSKEAFLVIEDAKFNVDSTYAFAELEDFYSIVTNSNLDTNIKEKLNKLNIKLF, encoded by the coding sequence ATGTTTATAGAAGAAAGATTGGAAGAAATTTTAAATATCCTCAATAAAACTGGAAGAGTAAAAGTAAAAGAACTTAGCAAAAAATTTAATGTTTCTGAGGGAATGATAAGAAAAGATTTGCAAAAGCTTGAAAAAACTCATCCTATAAAAAGAACTTATGGAGGAGCTATCTTAGACAGACAAATTAGTATTTATACTCCTTTAAATACTAGATTAAACACAAATCTAACTAACAAAGAAATAATAGCTAAAAAAGCTTTTGATGTAATAAATAACGGTGACATAATTTTTTTAGACACTTCAAGTATAAACTTCTTATTAGCTAAATTAATAGCTGATAGCACAAAAAATATAACTTTAATAACCAATATGCCTATAATTCCTACTCTTTTTAATAATAATGAAACAGTTACACTTATCTGTGTCGGTGGTGTATACGATAAAAAGTCTGGTAGTTTACTTGGTTCTGAAGTAATCAAAAATATAGAAAAATATAAATTCAATAAATCTTTTATTGGAAGTTCTGGAGTAAATCTTTTAAACCATAAGGTATGTACCATAAACTTAGAAGATGGTAATGTGAAAGAAGCCATTATATCTCATAGCAAAGAAGCTTTTTTAGTTATAGAAGATGCTAAATTTAATGTAGATAGCACATATGCCTTTGCTGAATTAGAAGATTTCTATAGTATAGTTACAAATTCTAACCTTGATACAAATATAAAAGAAAAATTAAATAAATTAAATATAAAACTTTTCTAA
- a CDS encoding Cof-type HAD-IIB family hydrolase, with protein sequence MYKLLAIDMDGTLLNSNGEISKENKDAIKKAVEKGVKVVITSGRSLKGIDRFLEDMGLRAENEYIIANNGGTIYRADNFKCISYNGLKGSDLKDLYSLSLKIDMQIMAYTHKECISPEENELTEFERESVGVDVKIVNYSLIEDNQEITKVLFYHDEEIRDEMMKKIPKRYFDKYNIIKTHPKLLEIMDKDCNKGYGVSILADHLEVKKDEIICIGDQTNDIEMITNAGLGVAMGNAIDELKSVAKYITADNDNNGVAKVIEKFIL encoded by the coding sequence ATGTATAAGTTATTAGCTATTGATATGGATGGAACTTTATTAAATAGTAATGGAGAGATATCAAAAGAAAATAAAGATGCTATTAAAAAGGCAGTAGAAAAGGGTGTTAAAGTTGTAATTACTTCTGGAAGGTCTCTTAAAGGGATAGATAGATTTTTAGAAGATATGGGGTTAAGAGCAGAAAATGAATATATTATTGCTAACAATGGAGGAACTATATATAGAGCGGATAATTTTAAGTGTATTAGTTATAATGGATTAAAAGGGAGTGATCTAAAAGATCTATATTCTTTAAGTTTAAAAATAGATATGCAGATTATGGCTTATACACATAAAGAGTGTATTTCACCAGAAGAGAATGAACTTACTGAATTTGAGAGAGAAAGTGTTGGCGTTGATGTAAAAATAGTTAATTATAGTTTAATAGAAGACAATCAAGAAATTACAAAAGTATTGTTTTATCATGATGAAGAAATAAGAGATGAAATGATGAAGAAAATTCCTAAGAGATATTTTGATAAATATAATATTATAAAAACACATCCTAAATTATTGGAAATAATGGATAAGGACTGTAACAAGGGATACGGTGTAAGTATATTAGCTGATCATTTAGAAGTAAAAAAAGATGAAATTATTTGTATTGGAGATCAAACTAATGACATAGAAATGATAACAAATGCAGGTCTTGGAGTAGCTATGGGAAATGCTATAGATGAATTAAAATCTGTGGCTAAGTATATAACTGCTGATAATGACAATAACGGTGTTGCTAAAGTTATAGAGAAATTTATATTAT